TTGCCTGCGCTTTTTGGTCTGATTGCATACTCAAATATTACTTAGACCGCGGCCTTCAACCAACATGAGTGCTTAGTACATTTTGTATCTGATGTACAGATAGATACAAATATTTCATTCTATTCTATGAGTACAAGTTTAAGACGGAAACAAGAACAGATAACAGAATGCTCATAGAATGTATTGTGTGATTAACAAAGAGATATCAACGCAAAGCTGCGTCATCAGTTGCCTCTAAGCCAGGGTCAGAATCAAAGACGCGCAACAGGTGCGGTGTGCCAAACATGGCGTTGACAGGCTCTGTAATGGCCAGTATGGGTTGGTTGAAAGGATGTTTGAGATTAGGGGGCTCCCTATTTGGAACGGGATTAAACGCAGGGGGCAGGTGGTAAGGCAGTTGGGCACGCCTTGCAAGCTTGGCTTCAACGCAAGCTTGGACTTGAAGATCAGACTGGAGTCTGATAATCTGGAGTCCCTGTTGCTGAATAGTATTGCGTGCAGTAGCAAGTTGGTTACAAAGCAAAAGATTCTGCTTACTCAAGTCTTGGATTGTCATAGTTGAGACGTTCCCAACTTGTTTCTTACCAAGAAACTTATTCAAGAGTGCCGGACTTTTGTCAGACAAGATATCAATCACGGAGTTGTCAAGCGCGGCTGTGTTCTGTGACTTTGACTTCAAAGATCCTCCCTTCGGACCGCTAGCTTGATGCTTCTTGCTCGCTGGCCCTTTTGCTTCCCTCTTGCCGATATGTTCCTCCTTCACTTCCTGATTGTTGCTGATAACCTTACGCTTCTTGGACCCCTCAACAGACTTGGATGGCGCTGCGTCGCAGGAGTTCAGGGGCTTTGAGGTTGAGGGCTTCTTGATTGGTGATGTTGCATCTGCTCAAGTTGACTGGGAGAGCGGGGAAGGAGCGGGGGCAGGCTCTTTCTGTGCCCCAAAGACCTCTAAGAGCCGGGCTGGTGTCTTGACTGGTGGACAGACTGGTGGCATCGGAGAGGGGGGCCCAGAGAGCGTTGGTTCTTTGTGGGCTGGTCCTGAGAGCTTGTGGAGGTCCCATGGGGGAGACTTGCAAAGGGCCGGAGGATGGGCCTTGAGAGCTGGCTTGCCATTGTCTGGCACACTATTGGCCTCAGATGGCTGATAAACCTCCTTGCCATTGCCCCTATTGTCAGCTCCACTATCACCTGCATTATTGTTGGCATCTTGATCAGCGGCGGGCCCTttgtccaagtccaaatcaacAAATGTGTCCTCATCCAGCAAGGGGGTCTTGAAATTGGCCAACATGTTGAAATCAAAGCCGTATTGCTGCATGTTGCTTTTGGCCTGCTCAAACTCCGTGTTGAGATTGCTGTTGAAGGGATCTTGGGCAGGTGAGTTGTTTATTGTAAGAATTCCAATTGCCTTGCCAACATTGCAATCAATGGCTAACGCAAGTCGATGCAGGGGGTGCATCTTCTTACGCCCAGTCAGCACAGGAAGTTTGAGTAGCTATTGGCAAAGTAAGCAACAAAATCAGCATCTAAtattgtaaaaaatactgaAACTCACCATGTTATAGTGCTTCTTTACAGTATTGGTACTTCAATTTGACTGGTTCAACTTGTTATGCTGGGTGCGTACAAGTTCCCACCTCTTGCTCCCCTCTGGCCGCTGCTTGCTAATAATAAACAGCAGGTTAAGCACTTTGTGGATTGACCACCTTGTTGTCCTGGGCCTACACCCGCCGCGCTTGCTGGGAGAGGGTGTCGTGGAGTTGGCCGCAGGGACAGATTTGCGTTCCTTGCCTTTGCGCAAAGACGTAGCGGACTTAGGAGGCATTGCAGATGAATGAAAGTGCGTTCAGTATAGTTTGTGAAATGTGTAGTTGTGTGTGATGTGGTGGAAGAGCGCAGGATGCTGGGAATAGGGGCGCGCAATGTTTATCAACCCCGCCCCTATCTCCTAACTTGGATATGTATAGTTTTTTAGAACGGACCGGGCTAATTGTACACAAGCATTATGTACCGCACTTTAATTCGTTACTTGAGTTCACCTAAACTATGGTGCGCTGGAACTATTGTACACAGACCCAGTACTAAATAAATAATCGAATTCCgattggaatatatgcactggTGGCAAAGCGCCGGTGGCCTAATTTGGCTTAGAATCTGTTTATCTTATCTTATTGGGTAGATCTCAACCTCTTCTAAATCTAACCATGTGTTCCAAATTTTAGAAGGGGGGGTCCCCCCCCTTCCAAACTGCCATTCTAGACCTTTGGGACACCCCCTCCGCACGTTCCAAATATGTTTCCAAAGTGATTTCATACACAATTCCACGGTGCAAAATGCATCCAAGGTGGTCTATGAATTCAAACTCAACTTTAGAACGTTTCAAATGTTCTAAAGTCCTTACGGAATTCCACCCACTAGCCGGGTGgattggttttttgcaaaGATTGCTTTGCGGTTGAGCTGTAGATTTATGACATAATACATTAATCATATATAGAGTACAACGcaatatatatgtataaaGTAGGGTAAAGATGCAGGAGCTATAGTTACAAATCAATAGGAGTGCAATTGAGCACGTTACCCTCCAGCAAGGAGGCTACATCATCAACATTGCGTAGAACCGGTGTTTCAAACCAAGAAGAGCCATCTTAGCACAGAATGTCTCAGGCAACATTTGATGCTGTAAATGATTGTTCATCAACCTCCCGCACAAAAATGCGCACTCAACATCAACGGATGATGCTATTTTATTGTTTGAGAATGACACTCAGTCAACTAAGAGTTACCTTTGGTACCATAATAAAACTGCTTACCTGGAGCACTCAAGTAGTCAATGGCAAATTTGGCAAGTCCCTAATAAGCAGAAAAGGCTGTTTGCGCTTCCCAATAGCGTAACGGACCCCCTGCAAGTCAAATTACTTTGCTGGAGATGGGTTTGGTGCGTAGATAGCTCTCAATTGAGCCCAACTGTAGTCCACTTGTAGTTGAAGGTTTTTTGCTGAATAACCATTCGTCCTAAAGGTACTTGTCAATATCATTCTTCCCTCAGTACTAGTATAACAGTTACCTCAATATCAAGCTTGTCAGAAGTCTTTTTGGTTGTTGCAGGAGTATTTAGCATGGGCGGAGAGGGATGTAGGCTATTGAATTGAGCCGCTACCATTGAGAAAACTTGGCTGATCTCTGCCTCTGAGCAGCCATTATTGCAGAGCCACTGTAGTTTGCGATCTGGACACATAACTGAAAGATACAATTTGAACATGTTGTAAAGATATTTAATTTAAGCAACTCACCAACAGCAATCCAGTACACCTCTGACTTGGTAAAGAGCCCCATATACAGTATTGGACAAAACCTTGGCAAGGAATTTGATTTTGCTGCAAAATTGCTTATAACTTGTGAATCGTTGAACGTATGGGCATATAAATAGTATGGCTGGATAGCGTCATTCCATAGCTACTGAACGCATGTAAATACAACGCGCTTGTTTAACAAACAATAGAGTTATACACAAAAGAATACGGAGAATCCCTTGACAAGGTTTTGTCTCTAAGATACATAATAAAAGTACAAGGCATGTCTAATAGAGAATTGGCTTCCCTTGGTTTTCAAAAGAAGTTCCATGCGCCTGGGCATGCTCTCAATAAGTTTCTGGCAGTAATCCACCCCAATGTCATCATAAACATCCTGAACTTGCTTCCACAATTCCAGCATCCCACCAGGGGGGCTCTTGTATTCCCCCAATTGTCTCTTGATTTTGGAACACAAATTTTCAATAGGATTCAGGTCTGGTGAGTTTGCTGGCCATTCAAGATACTCAATTCCGTGATTGTCAAGCCATTTGAGACTTGATTTTGCAATGTGGGCATGTGCATTATCAAACTGAAACAGGACCTCCCCCTCCTTCATCCCCAAATGCTTCAGTATCCTAGATGTCtataaggacgttgaggagggttggtgcttaaggctgtgGTGTACAAACaataagttgcttaaggcaacaaggaatCTATCTACAGCAATGGCcaactatcctacaacaacaagcatgcttaaggcggtggctagctatctaagtacaatggtAAGGCCGCtttgtcacaactaagcttggacctatgatacaagtgggtttaaagtccatggccctatcaccaatggactatgaaacagtgaagaggggcaacaaaggcctagggggtatggtaagggtagagggcaacaatggcctggggtgtgatgcttaagtaagtgcactaatgctcaacaagggagcagggcaagggGTAGGTAAGAGctcaggtgaattgacaaagaggtcaagtcttgctgttcaaGCAACAACTTGACCttgtttatatacatgaggtgAGCCACATCAGAAACAACAGTGCTAAATAATGAGTCAGAAACAATTTCACataatatatcaaatatgtcacatgatcttgatgagtcataaatatgtaccaaaaaaggaaactgtttggaaaaaaggtagaaaatagtaaaaaatcatgtcatgccaatgaaggtcatgacatgcttaaggcagtgagctAGGTAGtatctgttgtagacacactcaataccatggaatttattcctattttctcaaattaAAACAAAGTagattggacaacattttcaatcatgtgacttcagtgcttatatcatacactaagtgccaagccacgtccccccTTGTGCTTATccagcacatgtagccacctccacctatgacgtcatcatgacacgtcagtgacacgtatgcatgagtaaggccaactgcagagcagggtccttattggttatgatattgcatattatgtatttgtaattagctcttgcttgtaatatataaggagggcaaccaaccatggtaacacccaggtcaattacctcttgtcacactccacattgtacaaggccttacagccagatcactaagtagttacaacgccttaagcgttacctccactgtacttacatagcttgccattgcccatatggccttggtcattgttaaTTAGTAGTCagatgttgtagggtagaaaccactgccttaagcagtcagTACTTGTATtccacacagccacaagcacccgcgcccttgacgtccttacagacgtctaggacactaggtaatcaaccttaagttggttgcaaaccatgcCTACCAGCACACCCATCACTTaactcaacaacaagaaggcccctagtactagcacaagggaaatcaggtgattgggattgccttttgctgtcaataatcaaaccagcattgtccccacctagtaccaaattgctataaggctaatgggttctaattgtctgcataccaaTGGTTGCTGCACCATCTACCAGTgacctcagacagcagatacacctgcttgcagacaCTAGACCCTACATTACACCTGCCCACAGCTGTAATTAGCAGtacttactgttcaacgctaggttgtttgacacAGAGGTTTAGCAATAGCCGTagtaaagcgctcataagtcctgatataggcacccacTAGTTCCCCTACTCcaccaccattacctcccgcactcccccTTGATCTTCATCCCAAGCAGCCGCCCATGCTGGACAATCATTCCCTACACATCCAATGGCAACCTGCTCCAGGCTGCCCTCTTGAGCCTGTTCCCCTGTTGATCAAGGACAGCTGGAACCCCTATTTTTGCCAGCCCcctgttataacctcctaacatttaccattggacttgcacgttttttctgatatttttagtattttttacggacttgatatcttttgtttttcgatcacgtgatctcggcgcttattatgccgagatgccgcgccgagatgccgtgccaagggcgcttagaaggaatccacgcttctgcgcagcccgcagcacgcttctcatttgtcttagctacttctttctctcacgcgcacagaccatgtagatagtgtgccttgtctatatatacagcagggaaattgcttggagacaccaagtcgattttaccttgtctcttacacattagagaaggtagccagccagctaagtagccggcccccaagtagtatcagtagcactcacccccttacctgacctaccacacctccaggcctcaggccccctccGCATCGACcgtagatagttagtcgtCGCCTTACGTGACttagtagatagtagttagccttagttagttagattacataagccagtgtagtagtacggccacaagcgcccgcttccaccagcgtgtacccaccttacagtggtgtacgacacccccctgagcttggcaaagtctcCCTTGAGCAGGTCATCTGCCTTCTGTGGGGATTAcaatcccaagtcaacccatcaagcgGACCCTCTCAGAACAAAATGAGATTAATCAAGAGGTTTGCACCAACGTCAAGAACATCTCCCAAGCggtcaatgttgtcaaggatgggcttgcccagctccagctccccTGGGGtccccacaccccagaagatcaaaaaccccctgcGGTCAAGGAAACCCCCAGGGCTGcacccaaagccaagcctattggcaaggcttgacccttccttggggccccagcccctatCCTCTCTACAGGGGCCCCTAGGCGCAACCCCCTTGCCCTCTTCAACCCTTAcccctcctcttccttcccTTTGGGACCAGCTCCAGCCacccaaggacctccaccagcgcctgTTGTCACCCTGGCgcagcctccagccccctccactgtaaaggtggaccaccctgacaccttcaaaggcaaaattggcttggaggccaaacaatggctgacatgcatgttggcctgggtccGCCTTAACCAAAGGCAGTTCCCATTGGACCTGGAGGTCCCAAGTTTCCTCCTCATGAATATGACAGAGGCTGGTGGAGCATGGGCCCACCCCCAtttggaccaactagggtcccactGTGCACTCATCCAGACCATAGATGAGTTCAAAGTTGAGTTCCTGGCCGCTTTCAGCAACCCAGATGCTACCCAAGCAGTGGAGCGGAAAATCACTTCCCTCACACAGACCAGCACTTGTGCCAAATACATTACCAAGTTCCAcacgctgcaaatggaacttgactggaatgaTGCTGCACTTTGGGGTCAATTTGCATGCGGACTacactgggaggtccaaagACAAATTGCCACAAGGGAGAGGCAACCCAGAACCCTGAGGGAGCTCCAAGATGCCTCCCTCATTATTGACAATGCCCTCTGTGAGGAAAGAGCCAGCCACCTGcaacagggtaataagtctggtaAAACTTCAACCACCCCCAACTGGGGGgtgagtaccggccaacaggccaccaaaaccaGTCCCCTCTCCTCTGATCCCAATTACATCTTGGAGGAAGAGCAAAATTGCCAACACACAGAAGGCCTCTGTGTGAAATGCAGTAAGGCTGGACACAAATTTGCCAAGTGTAGgactggctggaaggctacccctactgttacaccctcaagaATGATACCATTAGACttgcctattttttctaatatttttactattttttacggactcaatatcttatgtttttcaatcacgtgaccttggcgcttacatTGCCAAGGTGCCGTGCCAAggtgctgtgccaagggcgcttagaagaaatccacgcttctgcgcaacctgcagcacacttctcatttgttatgTGTACTTCCTCtctcacgtgcacagaccatgtaaatagtgtgtctctgtctatatatacagcagggaaattgcttgggaccaccaagttgattttaccttgtctcatatccattgaggaggattagtcagccaactAAGTAGTTGGCCCCCAGCAGTACTCAGACGTTGACCCCCATAcctcactcatcacacctccaggcctaaggcccctttgccacTAGCCCCAGTAGAAGTCCACCTTAAGCGGCAATAGTTTAGCCTTAGTACATAGTTAGATTAGCtctgtctgtagtagtacggccttaagcgcccgccccactagcaagtacccaccttacagtggtgtactaGCGCAAACAAAAAGTATCTGGACAAGGTCACGTGCCCAATTTCCTCTTTCATCACAATGCCCCCGTGTCGCAGTAAGGAAGTTTCGCAGCTGAATCAAGGTCGCATTTTGGCTCTACATGATGAAGGAAAAACGTATAGATATATTGAAGAACGTACTGGTGTTCCAAAATCTACAGCTTGTGATATTGTGGCAAATTACAAGAAATACGGGTCTGCTACCCCTCGGCCCCGGCCTGGTCGCCCACCCGCCCTATCCCCTCAAACTCGGCGGTCTATTGCACGTTATCTGAAACTCTACCCAGAGAAACCATATTATGCAATTGCCAAGCTCGACGGGACTGTTACCGAGCGTCAAGTTCAGTATACtgcaaatcaaatgggcCTCCAGCGCTATGTTGCTCGCCAGCAGCCGTACCTCTCACAGAAAATGATTGATGCTTGACTTGATTGGGCCAAGAATAACACAAATCAAAATTGGGATTGGGTAGCTTGGGCCGACGAGTCCACAATTGACACAGGAGAGCAGCCAGTGCGACCAAAAGTTACCCGGAAGCAAGGAGAAGCATATCTACCCAAGAACATGGTCCCAAGCTTCCAAACTGGTTGCCAAAGTGTCCCTATGTGGGGCTGCATTGCTCACAGCAAGAAGGGCCCATTGATTTGGCTCGAACTATCGCCTTGCATTGCTGGAAAGAAGGGCCGCTCAAGAGGCGGGGGGCTCACCTCAGCAGGGTATGCTGAACAAGTACTCAAAGGTCCACTCAAGGAGTTTTTGGATGAATTAGAGGCTGAGCGGGGTCACAAGATCCTCATCGTCGAGGATGGAGCACCGTTGCATAAGGGTCCACAAGCACGGGAGGCCCGGGCAGCACTGGGTATAGAACAGCTAGCCCATCCATTGGGCTCTCCCGATCTCAATGCCATCGAGCCCATATGGCGTCTCCTCAAATCACGCGTTTTCAAGGTGCCTGGAGCTCGGAGAAATGCTGACAAGCTTTGGAAAGTGGCCAAGCGGGTTTGGGATGAACTTACAGTGGAGGATATCAACAAACACACGGGGCAGATGGATGCCCGGGTTCAAGCTATCAAAGAAGCTGAAGGGGGGCCTACTGAGTTCTAGGCAATTTATTCGAGCTAAATATGTATATTCAACTTTATTTTCTATGTTAACATTACTGTACATCAAGAAAAATGGAAGCCGGTGAATATGGGGGGGTCGCGTTGGTCACGTGTCCGGATATTTGTTGTAAGCGCTAGTACAACACCtaaggaggataaggggaaagccaaggaaaccacCAAAAtaggcaaagactccaagtaccaattgggaaagagtaagggtacctgctgccacgtgcaaggaccccaaggactctgggcttattgaattttgtaatatattgaatagtaacaatagaatctcccctcTGTTCACAATTTCAGtcaagccagagaaacaagcagaatctttagaagtcctgatagactcaggtgCCACATCCTCATTCCTTCACCCACGCACCGCAGAATTACTCTgccttccactcattgatctCCCCACACCTTGCACCgtaactatgcttgatgggtcaagcccccaggctggcaaaatctggaagaagacaATACTAACCTTCACTTACAATGGTAAAAAGATGACAGAAACTTTCCTCATCTGTAACACCGGTGATCACTTGGCCATCTTAGgcttgaaatggttggatgctGACAATCCAGAAATTGACTGGAATTCCCACACCCTATCCTTTCTGCACATGCCACCAGaacatgtagccattgccaaggaagaggaagccaatcagaaccctcttgaaggagtaccccccaaataccaccaataaaccaaggtatttggagaggaagaattcaataaacttCCCCCACATaggcattacaacattggcaTTGAACTTACAGAAGAAGGACCCCTCAATTCCCCCCtatacagcatgaccaatgccaagTCTGCCACACtgaaggattggctcagggatgagttgagAGCTGGAAAAATTTGCCCCAGCAAGTCATCTATCAGCTCCCTGGTAATGTTTGTACCAAAAAAAGATGGTTCCTgccgcttggttgttgactactgtTGCCTCAACAACCAGACAAAGAAAAATGTTTACCTGCTACcctgtccagatgaccttgTGGCCCAACTCCacagcgc
The nucleotide sequence above comes from Rhizoctonia solani chromosome 3, complete sequence. Encoded proteins:
- a CDS encoding Transposable element Tc1 transposase; protein product: MGLPSSSSPGVPTPQKIKNPLRRNPLALFNPYPSSSFPLGPAPATQGPPPAPVVTLAQPPAPSTVKVDHPDTFKGKIGLEAKQWLTCMLAWVRLNQRQFPLDLEVPSFLLMNMTEAGGAWAHPHLDQLGSHCALIQTIDEFKVEFLAAFSNPDATQAVERKITSLTQTSTCAKYITKFHTLQMELDWNDAALWGQFACGLHWEVQRQIATRERQPRTLRELQDASLIIDNALCEERASHLQQGNKSGKTSTTPNWGVSTGQQATKTSPLSSDPNYILEEEQNCQHTEGLCVKCTCDIVANYKKYGSATPRPRPGRPPALSPQTRRSIARYLKLYPEKPYYAIAKLDGTVTERQVQYTANQMGLQRYNNTNQNWDWVAWADESTIDTGEQPVRPKVTRKQGEAYLPKNMVPSFQTGCQSVPMWGCIAHSKKGPLIWLELSPCIAGKKGRSRGGGLTSAGYAEQVLKGPLKEFLDELEAERGHKILIVEDGAPLHKGPQAREARAALGIEQLAHPLGSPDLNAIEPIWRLLKSRVFKVPGARRNADKLWKVAKRVWDELTVEDINKHTGQMDARVQAIKEAEGGPTEF